Within the Alteromonas sp. M12 genome, the region TGTCAAAATACTTCGTTTTACCATGGCATCGTTGTTGTACCTAAAATTAAGTTGGCGCAAGTATGTCGTATGCCCCAAAGAAAAAAAAGTAAATTAGCTAATCCAAAAGTTGTTAATGTAGATTGCCAATGACGGTTGACTGAAGAAGCTGTAGCCTGCGGTTTCATTTAGCTTGAATTTAGCCGCGCTCCCCCCATATTTGTATGTATGAATTGACGCCTTGAGCTAGCGTCAACAACAGTCGCTTGAAAATTGCTTATGCATTGCAATTTAAGTTGGCACAAACAGGAGTGAAAATTGACAGTTTTAATTATATTGGGTGTTTTGTTTATTAGTCTTTTGGTTGTCATTCCGTTACTTGAACGTTCCAACTTTAGATTGTCTAGTGAACAAATGTCTAAAATGAGTCGCTGGATATTACCCTTATTAGTGGTAATGGTAGTGATTCAACTGATAATGTATTACGCCTAGTTAATCGGCCTAAATCTCTATCATAAAAGAGAATAGCCCCGCCTTGTCGTTAATAAAAATTCACGCTGAGTAATGAATCACACAATTGCTCAAACTTAAATCTCCCTATACATATAAATGATTATTGTGCTTTTCCAAATTCAAGGTATTAAGCCGTTATTAGCAGTTTGATTATTCAACGTGTGAAGAATCCAACTTTGTCAAACCCAACGCAATGATAGTGATTTTTTGAATCCTTTGTCTCCAACGCCACTGTTTCTGTGTATTTTCCTTATATTTTTTCATTCCTTTATATTTATTTAAAACCCCAAATAGGAATTGATATCATTCGCGTTTGTGTTAACATCCTCTTCCACGTAATTTAGTTTAAATAATTTCAGGGCTTTCCATGCAGTTTAACCAGATTTTTGTTGGTGTTAGTTTAGGACTAATGTCTCTTTCAAGTGCCGCTCAAACACCAGATTCCAGCGATAGTGAAAAAGACCTTGAGGTCATTAGTGTAAATGGAACATATTTTAATGATTATCAGGTGCAAGATGCATCTGGTGCCATGCGTAGCAACATTCCGTTACTAGAAACAGCCCAAGCAGTAACCGTAATTCCTGATACGATTATCAATGAACAGTTAGCCACGACACTCGGTGAAGTACTGCACAATGACGCAAGTTTGTCACCAGGAACTAAACAACGAAATCGTGAAGTCTTTAGCTCCAGAGGTTTTGAATTAAGTTCATCTACCGGTTATTTACGTGACGGCCATCAGCATTGGTCCCATTACCAACAACCCATTGAAACCTTATCCCGTGTCGAAGTTATCAAAGGGCCTTCAAGTATTCTATATGGCCAATCTGCACCGGGCGGCTTAATTAACATGGTTACCAAAAAGCCCACCAATACACGCTTGTTAGAAATAAGCGCGGATACCGATCAACAGGGTTCAACTCGCTTTATGCTTGATGCCGGTGGCGAAATCACGGCTGACACAACTTACCGTGCAGTTGTGGTTAAACAAGACGTTAATTTTGATCGCGAATATCAAAACGGTGAAACCCGTGAACGTGATCGCTTTTTGGGCTCTCTTGCCCTAGAGCACAAGTTCAGCGACGACTTAGTGATAAGTGCCTACTATGACCGCACTAATGATAAAGCTGGTTTAGATACAGGCGCTTGGCTAGATAGCAATGGTGATATCGTCAGTGAGAAGCACACCATTAATGACTTTTCATGGGCATTTACTGATATAACAGTAGAAAATATCGGCGCTAAAGTAACTTATTTCTTTACCCCGGAATGGCAAGTGAAACTTGGTTATAACGAACAGACATTTGAACGTCAGCGTTTTGAATCTTCACCTTCCTTACCTTCTGGTTATCAACAGGGTGATAGCTATACTTCCAATCCTTATGATCGTTTTGATGATTGGCAGTTTAAAACCGCCTTTATAGATTTAAATGGTGAATTCACCTTCGGTGGTATTGAACATAACCTATTGTTTGGTGCTAACGGTCTTGATTATTATTACGGTCAATTAATCGAAAGAGGTGATTCAATCACTTTTACTCCAGGTGAAGTTGAACCAACGGTTCCAGACCTTGATTATCACAGAGATACAACGTTAAGCACCACTGAATATGATTATTATGGCGTTTATTTCCAAGACTTAATGACCTTAAATGAACAATGGCAAGTAGCTATTGGTGGTCGTTACGACAAGCAAAATCGTGAAGGTGCAGACAACGAATCATTATTACCTAAAGTTGGTGTGCTTTATCACCCTGCAGAAAACAGCACTATTTATGTGAACTATTCTGAAGGTTTTGAACCACAATCAAGTGAAACTATTGAAGATGAATTAGATAGAAACTTTGGTATGGAAATCGATGCAACTACCTCTAAACAAATTGAGATAGGTGCTAAATGGGAAGTATCAGATCGTCTATTATTAAATACTGCCATTTTCAATATTGAAAAATCGGGAACACTCATTTCTGAACAATTAAATGACGATCCAGATTATGAGACTGTTACCACTCAGTCTGGTTTACAAACCCATAAAGGGTTTGAAATATCCGCACAAGGTGCCGTTACCGACAAGTGGTTTGTAATGACATCAGCGATGTACTTGCATGCAGAGTATGAAGTAGATGAAACCTATCAAGGTAACACTCCTGCAGATGCCCCTAAATGGTCGGCTTCCATATGGTCACGTTACGAATTATCTGAAAAACTAGCGCTTAATGCGGGTATTTTCTATCAAGGTGAGCGTTTCGCTGACAATGCGAATACGGTCACTAAAGATTCATATGCCAGAGTCGATGTAGGTGCTACATACCGCGCAAACCTAATGGGTAAAGATGTTGATTTTCGTTTGAATATTGAAAACCTTTTGGATAAAGATTACTTAGCTGGTGGCGGTACGAATAACGTTACTATTGGTGATGGTGCAACTGCAAGACTTGCAGTAAAAGCGTCATTCTAAATCCGAATCAACCTTTGGCTGAGCCAATCAGCTAAAGGTTTACCATTGCCGCCTTTGTTTACATAGCGCAACAAGGGCGGTAATTATCTAACACTAACCTTCGTACTCTTTCTTTTCTGGTCACAAACCGTCTCAATTTTAAAAAGTATATTGAGCCGCGCTTTATTAACTTGTACTCTAAAAATAAGTTGAACAATCTGCCAATCCACAATTCGTCAGAGTTTAATTTTCAACTCAACCATCACAATTCAATCATTAAAGCATAAGCCTTAGGAGTAAAATGAAAAACTACTTTCAATTATCTATTCTTCGATCACTTTCATTACTCATTGTGCTTTTCATTGCTGTTTCATTCCGCACTCATGCTGCACAGCAATATGAAATTGACCCTAATTTAGATGAGTCAATTAAATGGTACATAGGTGCCACGGGAAAAGTGGATGATGGCAAGGCTAAAACACTGCTAGAGACCGCAGCTTTGACCAAAGATCCACTAGCGGTTATGTGGATAGCAAGAGTGTATTCAACCGGCAGAATGGGATATCCAGCGGATAAAGACAAAGCAAAAGCTATTGCTAGAGGCGTTATTGCTGATGTAGAAAAACTAGCAGAACAGCGGGTGCCCGAGGCAACTTTTTTGATGGGAACCGCATATGCAGAAGGACTGGCCAAAAAGGAAAATCCTCAAGAGGCAGTTGAATGGTATCGACGAGCCGCCAAGCTTGGCAATGTTCTTGCCCAACATAATTTAGGCAATGCCTACGCTTCAGGAACAGGAGTAGAGCAAAGTGACGAATTAGCTGTAAAGTGGTGGCTGATGGCAGCTGAACAAGGAGATGCCATTCCACAATATCAGTTAGGAGTGATGTATGAGACGGGCAAAGGCGTAACTAAAGATCTCGATCGAGCAAAAAACTGGTACCAACTATCAGCAGAAAAAGGTTACGGCAAGGCGAAAACTGCCCTCAGTAGATTGAACCGGATACACCGACTAAATAGATAGCCAGCGACAAAGCGACATGCTGCTCACAAAACTGGCTTGACCAAGACAGAAATGGATTAAGCATGAGTTAAGCAGACAGCGCCTGAATTCTAGTTTTCAATTTTGGTGATGCAAAATCTAGAAAGCTGCGCATTTTTTGCGGCATATACTTTCTAGTTTTATGAATTATATGCACAGGTGCCGCATCGGGTTCGAACTCTGGCAATATAATTTTAAGGGTTCCCTCATCTACCGCTTGTTTAACTTGGTAGTGTAATTGTTGGGTTATACCAACCCCATTAATTGCCGCTAAAACCGCAGATTCACTATCGGTAACGGTCAAGCGCGATCTAATATTCACATTAATAGCTACATTGGAGTCAGGGCGTTTATAACTCCAATGTGGTGTTGCCATAGCCGTATTGAGAGTGACACATGAAAAATTCACTAAATCATCAGGGGTCGCTAATCTGTGGTGCTGACTTAACACCTGTTGATTGGCACAGGTCACAATTCGCATGTTTCCCACTTGTGTTGCAATCATTGAGCTGTCGGTCAATTTACCAATTCTAAATGCCATATCTACCTCATCTTCGAATAGATTCACATTTCCATCTGACAACAGAAGTTGTACATTGATGTTGGCATACAGCGCTAAAAACTCGGTAACAATAGGCAAAACATATAGCCGACCAAACATCACAGGGGCGGTGACAACTAAATCTCCTCGCGGTTCTGAATATTCTCCTTTAACCCCGCGCTCAGCTTCTTCAACCTGCTCAAGAATTCTTTTACAGGCTCTGATGTAATCAAGACCAGACTCCGTAAATGATAATTTTCGTGTTGTTCTGTGGATCAAGCGAACGCCCAGCTGATTCTCAAGTTCCGATATTTTCCTGCTCAACGTAGGCAGCGGCACTTTCAGCTTCTTGCTTGCAACTGAAAAACTGCCTGCCTCTAAGACTTTTATCAGCATAGACATAGCTTGTAATCGATCCATTATTATCTCACTTTTTGAAAATATCTTTACCAAATTTACCGTATTATCTTTTAAATCACAAAATGTCATAGTGTATTGATTAATGAGCGGAATCAAAATCACTATGAGTAATCAACTACCTGTTAACCCTCAAGTAGCACAAGCATATGATCATGTGGGTATCAGAGTGAGTAATAGAAAAATCTCCCTTCAATTTTACCAACGTCTTGGTTTCAAGGAGACATATCGAATTCCTGAAGGTGAAGCGAATGAAATGGTTACATCAGCAGGTGTGCGCATTAACCTTATTTTTAATGGCGCAAAAACTAAAGATCAAAAAAATGTACTTCTTGATGAAGCAATAAAGAAACCAGGCATTACCCATCCTGCATTTATAATTGATGATATGAATGAATTTTTAGACTGGTTAGCGAAAGAAGGCATAAAAATTACTGAAGGCCCCAAAAAACTAGGGCCTCGCAGAATCTCATTATTCATCCGTGATCCAGACGGAAATGTTCTTGAATTTAACCAATTACTACCTAAGGAAGGAAACAATGAAGCTATATGATTTAGAACTATCAGGCAATTGTTACAAAGTAAGGTTATTCGCCTCACTTGCAGAAATTCCGTTAACTATTACCCCAGTGGACTTCATGCAAGGTGAACACAAAGAAGAACACATATTGCAGTTAAATCCTTGGGGTGAGATTCCAATTTTAAAAGACGGTGACGTGGTTTTGCGAGATGCACAAGCCATTCTTGTCTATCTAGCAAGTAAGTATGGCGGTGAAGCTTGGTGGCCAAGTGAGCCACATTTACAAGCTGACGTGATGCAATGGCTGTCTGTGGCATCGAATGAAATTCAACACGGCCCTAACACCGCTAGGCTAATTGAAAAATTCAATATACAAAGCGATCTGAGCCTATGTTTAGAGCGTTCAACGCGAATATTAGAGTTAATCAATAACCACCTTTTCAACCACGATTGGTTAGCAGCAGGCCGACCAACCATTGCAGATTGTGCTATATATCCCTACATCTCCGTTGCTCATGAAGGAAACATCACAATGATTAAATACACCAATATTACAGCGTGGATGGATCGCATTGAACAGCTACCTGGTTACATTTCAATGCCAGGGAACTAAGCAACTAATCGCTCAGAAAGGTAACGATAAACTGATTTAAAGCGGTGGCAATGAATAGTCAGGACAACAAAGGTAAATATTCATTTACCTTTGTTGGTTGTTTTTAAAGCTCTATGAAAATAATTGCTCCCTCTGTTCTTAAGGAAAATAGAATAGACAAATTTTAACTCTCCCCTCCAAAACCACTAATCAGTCTAAATTTAAATAATATCTTGTTGGACATCGATCAAGCTCGTCAGTTAGGCGTAGATCATTGTTCCACTTATCCAGTTCATTTTGACTCATTCATCTAATTGTTATTATTCGTGCGTTTTTGTTAAAAAAATTAAACAAAAAAACACATCAGTATAAGCTTCAAAAAACCGCACAAAAAAAACTTAACCCATTGTTTTAATGTCTATTTTTAAGGCTGTTGATTATATGTCAACAGCCTGTTGCCTATATGTTACTTGAGCGCTCAATTTTTAAGATGTAAAAACTACCACTTCGAAACAAACATAAAAATAACAAAAAAATAACAGTGGCTAGGAATAATGTTGTCAAAAGATGTGAATAAACAAATAAGTCAGACCGAAAAAGAGACATTTTTTGGCAGTCAAACCAACGCAAAAGAAAATGTTTTGAACAAAGCAGAAGCGTCAAGTGCAGGTATTGATGACCATGCCAAAGAAGTGCTTAATTATATCCATTCGTTACCTCCGGCATACGAGTTCGAACCTAAATATGTTAGACAGTTTAGAAAGAACCCATATGAGCATGCAGAAGTTACAAATATCATCAGGGAAGATATTACTATTCCTTGTGAAAACCATGAGTTAGCCGCACGAGTTTATAGGCCAGCCTCCTCACATGAAAATCTGTACCCTACACTTATCTATTTTCATGGGGGAGGTTTTGTCCTTGGCGACATTGAATCGTACGACAAATTTCTTGCTCAACTTTGTGTGCAGTCGAATGTTGTTATTATTTCTGTAGCCTATCGATTAGCGCCAGAAACAGTGTTTCCCGGAGCGATAGAAGATACCCAAGAAGCCACTGACTGGATTGTGGAAAATGCACAATCTCTTAACTTGGATTCAGCTCGAATTGCATTGGGTGGTGATAGTGCAGGAGCTAACCTTGCAACCGTTTATTGCTTACTCAATAAGGATAAATTCAAACCCTATTTTCAGCTATTGATTTACCCCAGCATTGCTGGAAATGATTCCACACCAAGTCGTGAAGCTTTTTCTAAAAATTTACTGCTAACCGAAAATTTATTGAAATGGTTTCATCAGTTATACATTAGTAAAGAACAAGAAAATGATCCTCGCTTTAACGTATTAAAAGCAAAGGATTTTCAAAATTTACCACCTGCTTTTATTTTAACTTGTGGTTTTGATCCCCTTAGGGATGAAGGCCAAATGTACGCCGATAAACTCACTGAAAACGACGTAGAAGTTAAACATTCTTGCTATACCGACATGTTTCACGGATTTATCAACTTCGGCGTATTACAACAATCAAAAGACGCAGTCTGTGAGTGCGCAATGGTGCTCAAATCGGTGATGTACCAGAAGTAAGATGCAGAAAAAGTAAGACAAGTTTGAAATTAAAACTACTCTATCGGGACACACAATATGAAAATAACTAAAATATTAACTTCAAAAAAATTACTCGCTATTTCTATCACTACAGCATTAGCTTTCTCTGCAAATGCTCAACAAACAAAAAATAGTGAAGACGAACCTGAAAAAATTCAAGTTACAGGTTCATACATTAAACGCACCTCAGTTGATGCTGCAGAGCCTGTACAAGTGCTAGATTACAATTACATTCAGTCTACCGGTGCCACCACGGTTTCAGAGCTGATCGGAAAATTAGCGATTTCTTCCGGTGCTGAAAACCAAGCTGACTCTTTTTCACAAGCCGCTAGCCAAGGAACAGGTAATGTGAATTTACGAGGTTTAGGCTTAAGTTCAACATTGGTGCTCATCAATGGTCGTCGTCAAACAATTTCAGGGGCACTGACCAATGATGGCAGTGTATTTGTGGATACCAGTCATATTCCTATTGATGCCATTGAGCAAATTGAAGTGTTAAAAGAGGGTGCCGCATCTACGTATGGTTCGGATGCCATTGCCGGTGTAGTTAACTTTATATTACGTAAAGATTTTGAAGGGTTTGAAATTAACGCTTCAATCAGCAAAGCCGCCGATAGTAGTCAAAAAGACACTGACATAGGCTTTTTATGGGGAGCTGAATTTGACAACACCTCGATTGTAGTATCAGGTCATTACCTAGACAGAACACCGCTAACAATTGCTGATAGACCTGAGTTAGGTGATGTAGCATTTAGCTCTTTGGGTAATTCATTCTTACTTTTGGCTGATGCTGAGGTAGCCGATGGCCCCTACGCTGGGAGCTATGGGGCCTTTGAAAATGTACCTGACCCCACCTGCTTAGATGATACCTTAGGCATGATAATTCCCCAAGCATATGGTTCACGCTGTGGTTTTAATTATGGGCCTTTATATAACTTGGTGAATACTGAAACCCGTGCACAACTGTATAGCAATATATCTCATGATTTTGACAACGGAATTGCCTTATCTGCTGATATTAGTTGGAGCTCAAATGAGGTAAAAGATAACCCTCAATCACCCAGTTACCCGGACTTAACTTTTCCATACATTGGTCCTACAGACTCAGGTAACCCATTTGGTGTCGGTGTCGTTTGGTTAGGTCGACCATTAGGAGCTGACTATGAACCCGCTTTATCACCCCGTGAAAATGATACCTTCCGCACCTCGTTAAGTTTAGTCGGTGACTTTGATAATGGTTGGAGTTGGGATACAGCATTAACTTACAGTAAAAATAACTATAAGCAGTATCAGCAAGACCAATTGAAATCAAGACTAGTAGCAGCATTAGCAGGGGTGGGTGGTCCGAATAACGATGAGCTGTTTAACCCTTTTGATCGCTCTAGCCTTAGCCAATCAGTTATCGATGACTTTACCTACATGACAGAATCAGAGAAAACCACCGATTTGTTGGTACTTGATGCTGTTGTTAGTGGTGATTTATATGAAGTTTCAGCCGGAGCAATTGGTTTTGCGGCTGGTATTCAAGCGCGAACTGAAAGCTTTAAAGTTGAAACCGATGATGTCAATGAAATCAGATTTGATGACGAAGGCAACCCTATCCCAGTTGATTTAATCTTTCTACAAGGTTTGTCAGAAGTTGATGCTGATAAAAACACCTTTGCACTGTTTGCTGAAAGTGTTATCCCTGTTTCAGAAGACATTGAAATAAAAGCGGCACTGCGTTACGAAAAATTAGAAAATGATTCAAGTGTCGATCCCAAAATAGCCGTTCGCTGGCAAATATCTGATCAATGGATCATGCGCGCATCTGCAAGTACCGCCTTTAGAGACGCATCGTTATCACAGAAAAATGCTTCATCGGCAGTTATTACCAGTATTACCGATTACAACGATGACGGTACCGCAAAATCCAGTGCCTTTGTTGGGGTAATTGCTACAGGTAACGAGGATTTAAAGCCTGAAGAATCTGACAACTACAATATAGGTTTGATTTTTAAACCAACGGATAACTTGGATTTTAAATTAGACTTCTGGCGTGTTGATTATACCAATTTGATCACTGTTGAAAATGCTCAGGGGAAGTTGATTGATGATCCAAATGGTGTAGATATTATTCGTACTGATGCTGGTTTCTTATCTTCTGTCAAAGTTAACTACTTTAATTCATCGTCGGTAAGTGTTGAAGGTATTGACTTCGAATCGACATGGACTTTATCAGATCAGTTTAATATTAGTTTAAATGCATCGCATTTTAATTCGTACGAACTGACTAAAGATAACGGTGAAGTAGTTGAAGCAGCTGGCTCGTTTAATATTGATAACTTTGCTCGCTCAATGCCTGAAACCAAAGGCTCTGTAAACTTTAATTGGTTGGGTGAAAGCCAAAGAGCTTCAATTAATGTTAACTATGTATCAAGCTATGACACTGGAGTAGATGTGTCCGCTTTACCAAACGAAAGTTCAACAGTAGACGCATTTACAACTGTAGATATGCAATATTCGGCTAATTTTTATATTACCGATGACAGTGAAGCTGTATTAACCTTAGGTATTAAAAACCTACTCAATGAAATGCCACCACGTGCTTATATTGCTGAAGGCAGCTTAAGTTATGATCCTAAACAACATAACCCACTAGGCCGTGTACTCTATGCGAAAGTGAAATTAGCATTCTAAATTCGATCCCATAGTTGCAGAAATCAAAGAGGGGGCTTCCCCCTCTTTCCAACAATAAGTTAAAAAATATGTCATTTGTTTTCAATACCACCAAATCAATTGTTAATGCACCTAACGCTGCATCCGAGATAGCTGAATATTGTTACAAGCTCAACATTAAAAATGTCTTGCTAGTGACAGATCCAGGTATTGTCAGCCTTGGGCTACATCAAAAAATAACGACCAGTTTACAAGACAACGCAATAAACTTTGCGGTGTTCAGTGAAGTCGAGGTAGATCCTCCAACAGAAGTCATTGAAAACGCAATATCATTTGCCAGAAAGAACAATATCGATGGCGTAATTGGTCTAGGTGGAGGTAGCTCATTAGATACGGCAAAATTAATCGCGGCACTTACTGATTCTAAGCAATCCCTAAACGACGTCTTTGGTATCGACAAACTTGAAAACTCAAGACTGCCATTAATCCAAATTCCAACCACTGCTGGCACAGGATCTGAAGTGACGCCAATTTCTATTGTCACCACAGGTGAAGCAATGAAAATGGGAATAGTGTCGAGTGTACTACTACCCGATATTGCGCTGCTAGATGCCACTCTGACAGTCAAACTCCCTCCGCATATCACTGCTGCCACAGGCATCGATGCCATGGTGCATGCCATTGAAGCGTACACCAGTAAGATTAAGAAAAACATTTATTCAGATATGCTCGCGCTGCAAGCCTTAACGTTGATGTCGAAAAATATTCAAACTGCAGTGCATCAAGGAGAGAATTTAGCTGCACGCTCTAATATGATGCTAGGTGCAACTTTGGCTGGTCAGGCATTTGCCAATGCGCCCGTAGCCGCTGTTCATGCTCTGGCTTATCCATTAGGTGGTCATTACCATATTCCCCACGGTTTGAGTAATTCGCTGGTATTGCCCCACGTACTGAAGTTTAATATGCCGGCTGCAGCGCACTTGTATGCTGAGTTAGCCGAAGCCATCATTCCTGATACCTGCTCCATGCTTGGTTCTGATACCGAAAAAGCAGAAGCCTTTATCCAACATTTAGAATACCTAATTACAGATATAGGACTTCCCACTCGCTTGGAGAGTGTGGCGGTTACCCAAGACTCTTTAGTCACACTGGCCAAAGATGCAATGAAACAAGAACGCTTATTGATTAATAACCCCAGACCGATGAACGAAGCAGATATTCTAGCCATTTATCAAGCCGCTTATTAGTTCCTTCTAATTGTTAGATGAGATAGTGAAATGACTGAAAAAACACTGAGCAAAGTAGAATCAAGTGCAATACTAAGCGAATCTCCGAAGCAGAGTATTTATGCTGCCTATTTAATTTTTATTTTATTATTAGCCTATACATTTTCGTTTATCGATAGACAAATTTTAAGCTTATTAGTTGAACCTATGAAGCGCGATTTGGACATAAGCGATACGCAAATGAGTTTGTTACAAGGCTTGTCGTTTGCTTTATTTTATACCCTCATGGGGCTCCCTTTAGGGCGGCTAGCTGATAGTAAAAGTCGCAGAGGCATAATTGCTTGGTCCATTTTCATCTGGAGTTTAATGACCGCAGCTTGTGGTTTAGCAAAAAGTTATTGGTCGTTGTTTTTTGCACGCATGGGAGTAGGTGTTGGTGAAGCCGGACTATCTCCAGCAGCGTATTCACTTATCGCCGATAGCGTACCGAAAAAACACTTAGCCAAAGCCATTGGAGTTTACACCATGGGTATCTATCTTGGTGGTGGTATGGCGTTAATTGTTGGCGGCATGGTTATCCAATGGGCTTCTACATTTTCGTCCATCTCCTTACCGATTATAGGTGAAGTTTATGCATGGCAAGCGGTATTTTTAGCCGTCGGTCTGCCAGGGCTGCTGCTAGTACCCTTTCTGTTTACCCTAAAAGAACCTGCACGAAGTGAAAAACAAGAAAAGGCGGTACCAGTAGCCGAAGTT harbors:
- a CDS encoding MFS transporter; protein product: MTEKTLSKVESSAILSESPKQSIYAAYLIFILLLAYTFSFIDRQILSLLVEPMKRDLDISDTQMSLLQGLSFALFYTLMGLPLGRLADSKSRRGIIAWSIFIWSLMTAACGLAKSYWSLFFARMGVGVGEAGLSPAAYSLIADSVPKKHLAKAIGVYTMGIYLGGGMALIVGGMVIQWASTFSSISLPIIGEVYAWQAVFLAVGLPGLLLVPFLFTLKEPARSEKQEKAVPVAEVVQFFKNNKKTILLHNFGAALASVAGYGALAWVPSYLIRVHGMDSGEVGLAFGLIVLICGAGGVIAGGIAADRRFKKGQSDAKIRVAMWAMIIGIVPTLIYPLISDLTVVLLILAISTFFANFMMGLGPAAIQEVVPSNMRGQFSALYLFIVNLIGLGLGPTLVALSTDYIFGSPEMVGYSLLLVSFFAMAGSALLLGKCLPHYRATLVSLEESSTK